From Toxorhynchites rutilus septentrionalis strain SRP chromosome 2, ASM2978413v1, whole genome shotgun sequence, a single genomic window includes:
- the LOC129764460 gene encoding uncharacterized protein LOC129764460, translating to MPIGENSSVGCSSMQRKRAHGRKSFAEIAKECCKIEGIKYYCAIDPDSGCTYIQENFDSGNLVRHFRNKHKTAAEIKGLFPDGNQEKRSRVITKRLVSVDKRTYVEGTIKLVTQHNLPLNCFQWEGLKMLLDPIADAVNIKVSRSNIKVWISAAANKLKSIMAVEMKHKLVSIKLDSASRHGRHVLGINAQYELNGKLVIRTLGMIEVDQRQTAVFLRDKVLETLRVYDLKLDQIFSITVDNGSNHVKKLNLC from the exons ATGCCGATCGGTGAGAACAGTAGTGTGGGGTGTTCCTCTATGCAGAGAAAGCGAGCTCACGGCAGGAAAAGTTTTGCCGAAATTGCCAAAGAGTGTTGCAAAATCGAAGGCATTAAATATTATTGTGCTATTGATCCTGACAGTGGTTGTACTTATATACAGGAGAATTTCGATTCAGGAAATTTGGTACGACACTTCCGGAACAAACATAAAACGGCAGCGGAAATTAAAGGGCTCTTTCCCGATGGAAATCAAGAAAAAAGGTCACGAGTAATCACTAAGCGCCTTGTTTCCGTCGACAAGCGAACGTATGTCGAAGGAACCATAAAGCTTGTCACGCAACACAACCTGCCTTTGAACTGCTTTCAATGGGAGGGTCTGAAAATGTTGCTTGATCCTATAGCAGATGCTGTGAACATAAAAGTATCCAGATCAAACATCAAGGTTTGGATTTCTGCAGCAGCTAACAAACTAAAATCAATAATGGCAgtcgaaatgaaacacaagctgGTATCTATCAAATTGGATTCTGCATCACGGCATGGTCGTCACGTTCTCGGAATCAACGCACAGTACGAACTCAACGGAAAATTGGTGATTCGAACCTTGG GAATGATTGAAGTAGACCAGAGACAAACTGCTGTGTTTTTGCGTGATAAAGTATTGGAAACATTGCGTGTCTATGATTTGAAGTTGGATCAAATCTTTAGCATTACGGTGGACAACGGCAGCAACCatgttaaaaaattaaatctttGCTGA